The Burkholderia sp. NRF60-BP8 genomic sequence GTCCCCGAGGATCTGCTCGCGAACAAGTACGGGCACCGGCTGCATTTCTGGGACCTGCGCGCGCGCCGCAACGTGCAGACGATCGATCTCGGCGCGCAGCACCAGATGGCGCTGGAGGTGCGGCCCGCGCACGACCCGGTGCGCGAATACGGATTCGTCGGCGTCGTGGTCGATACGACCAATCTCGAAGGCTCGATCTGGACCTGGTGGCGCGAAGGCGGCAAGTTCCATGCGAAGAAGACCGCGACGATCCCGGCCGAGCCGGCCGCCGCCGACGCATTGCCGCCGCTGCTGCAAGGATTCGGCGCGGTGCCGCCGCTCGTGACCGACATCGATCTGTCGCTCGACGACCGGTTCCTGTACGTGTCGTGCTGGGGCACCGGCGAAATGCGCCAGTACGACGTGTCGGATCCGCACCACCCGGTGCTGGCCGGGTCGGTACGCATCGGCGGCATCGCGCGCCGTGCGCCGCACCCGAACGGCCGCACGTTCGCGGGCGGCCCGCAGATGGTCGAGATCAGCCGCGACGGCCGGCGCGTGTACTGGACCAACTCGCTCTATTCGACGTGGGACGATCAGTTCTATCCGGACGGCGTGCCGGCCGCGCAGGTGCTCGCGCACGCGGGGCCGGACGGCGGGCTGACGCTCGCCGACGACTACTGGGTCGAATTCCCCGACGGTTACCGCGCGCACCAGATCCGGCTCGAAGGCGGCGACTGCTCGACCGATTCGTTCTGCTATCCGTCGGTCAAGCGTTGAGCGCCGGCCTTCACGTGCCGTTCGCGTGGTGGGCGGCCGTGCTCGCGAGCGGCGTCTATCACGGGCTGAACCCGGCGATGGGCTGGCCGCTCGCGGTGTCGAACGCGCTGATGACGCGCCGCGGCGCCGCGCTCGTCGCCGCGCTCGGCTATCTCGCGCTCGGTCATGCGCTCGCCGTCTTCGCGGTGATGCTGCCGTTCGGGCTGCTTGCGGCGCTGCTCGCCTGGCAGTCGGCGATCCGGATCGGCGCGAGCGCACTCGTGATCGGCTTCGGCGCAGGGCTGCTGATCCGGCGCCGGCATCCGCGGGCGCTCGCGCGGATTCCGCCGGCGCGGCTCGGCCTGTGGTCGTTCGCGGTCGCACTCGCGCACGGCGCGGGGCTGATGCTGGTGCCGATCTACCTCGGCCTGTGCGGGCTCGACCGGGATGCCGGCCATCGCGCGGCCGCGGCGCTCGTCGATGCGCATCTCGGCATGGCGCTCGTCGTCGCGGCCGTGCACGCGGCCGCGATGATCGCCGCCGGCGGCGGGCTCGCGTGGCTCGTGTACCGCTATCTCGGGCTGAAGTTCGTGTCGCGGAGCTGGTTCAATCTGGATGCGGTATGGGCGTCGAGCCTGATCGTGACGGGCGCGTTGTCGCTCGGGCTGGCGGCGGCGCGATAGCACGGGCGGCGATGCCGGGCGGGACGGCACGGCGTCGGCATGAGCGGCAGCACCGCTGAAAAACGCGACAGAACGGCGCCGCCGGCCGCGCGCCGCAGTGTTCGCTACGTCACCCTCCCGTCGCGCCGCGCCGCCCGAGCGGGCCCGGCGGCCCCGATTCCGCTAAAATCGGGCCATGCGCACCCCTTCTTCATCGACCGCTTCGTCGCCTTTCGTCCGCCGCGCCCGTCACACCCGTGGCGTGTCGCGCCCGCCCGTCCCGTTCCGGATGGCCGCCCGATGAGCCACGCCAATCCGCCGGATTTCGACTCGGCCGCCTTCCGGCAGGCGCTCGGCCAGTTCGCGACGGGCGTGACGGTGATCACCACGCAGGCGCCGTCCGGCCAGCTGATCGGCATCACCGCCAGCTCGTTCAATTCGGTGTCGCTCGATCCGCCGCTCGTGCTGTGGAGCCTCGCGCACAAATCGGCGTCGACGCCCGTGTTCCGCGGCAACAGCCATTACGTGGTGAACGTGCTCGCGGCGTCGCAACTCGACCTGTGCAAACGCTTCTCGACCTACAAGGGCGACCGCTTCGAAGGAATCGCGCACGCGGCCGGCAACTCGGGAATGCCCGTGCTCGACGGCGCGCTCGCGTGGTTCGAATGCCACAACCGCAGCCGCTACGACGAAGGCGACCACGTAATCTTCGTCGGCGAAGTGGAACGCTGCGGCGTGCGCGCGGTATCGGAAACGGCACCGCCGCTCGTGTTCCACGGCGGCGGCTTCCACGGCCTCACACCGCTTTGATCGCCCCCGTGCGCGCCAGGCCGACCGGCGCGCCGGCTTCGTCCTTCAGCGTCTGCAGCACGATGTTCGAACGGATGTCCATCACGCCCGGCGCCTTGTAGAGCCGGTTCAGCACGAAATCCGAATAGTGCTTGAGGTTGTGCGCGAGCACGCGCAGCAGATAGTGGCTCTCGCCCGTCACGACGAACGCGCCGACCACCTCCGGCCATTCGCGCAGCGCTTCCGCGAAGCGCTCGTGCCATTGATTCTCTTCGTTGCGCATCGACACCTGCACGAACGCCTCGAGCTCGAAGCCGAGCTTCTCGCGGCTCAGGCACGCGCGATAGTGCTCGATCACGCCCTGCTCCTCGAGCAGACGCATGCGGCGCAGGCAGGCGGATGGCGAAAGCGAGATGCGTTCGGCCAGGTCGAGATTGCTGATTCTGCCCTCCTCCTGCAGTACCGCCAGAATCCGGCAGTCGGTGGCATCGAGCGTGATCGCGTGCATTTTTGGTCCCCGTTTTCCCTCTGAGTCGAATTATCTGCCAATCCGGCGGATTGTCCATGTTTATTTCGCAAGCACTTTCTGCGAGCGTCCACCTATCATTCGAAGGATCGACTCACGATTCGTCATGCCATGGACACACTCTGGGACATCTCGCCGCCCGTCAGCCCCGCCACCCCCGTGTGGCCGGGCGATACGCCGGTTTCCGTCGAACGCGTGTGGCGGATGGAGGCCGGTTCGCCGGTCAACGTCGCACGCCTGACGCTGTCGCCGCACACGGGCGCGCACTGCGACGCGCCGCTGCACTACGACGCCGACGGCGCGCCGATCGGCGCGGTGCCGCTCGACACCTATCTCGGCCCGTGCCGCGTGATCCATTGCATCGGCGCATCGCCGGTCGTGCGGCCGGCCGACGTCGCGGCCGCGCTCGACGGCGTGCCGCCGCGCGTGCTGCTGCGTACGTACGCGCACGCCAGCGTCGAGCAATGGGACAGCGACTTCTGCGCGGTCGCGCCCGACACCGTCGACCTGCTCGCCGCGCACGGCGTGAAGCTGATCGGCATCGATACGCCGTCGCTCGACCCGCAGGAATCGAAGACGATGGATGCGCATCGCCGCGTGCGCGCGCACCGGATGGCGATCCTCGAAGGGATCGTGCTCGACGACGTGCCGGCCGGCGACTACGAACTGATCGCGCTGCCGCTGAAATTCGCGACGCTCGACGCGAGCCCCGTGCGCGCGGTGCTGCGCGCGCTGCCCGCGCGGGCTTCCTGATTACCCGACTTACGACCTCACATCATGATGATCAAGACCCGTGAAGACGCGCTCGCGCTCGACCGCGACGACCCGCTGGCCCCGCTGCGCGACCAGTTCTCGCTGCCCGACGGCGTGATCTACCTCGACGGCAACTCGCTCGGCGCGCAGCCGCGCGCGTCGGCTTCCCGTGCGCAGCAGGTAATCGGCGCCGAATGGGGCGAAGGCCTGATCCGCAGCTGGAACACGGCCGGCTGGTTCGCGCTGCCGCGCCGCCTCGGCGACAAGCTCGCGACGCTGATCGGCGGCGCGCCCGGCGAGACGGTCGTCACCGACACCATCTCGATCAACCTGTTCAAGCTGCTGTCGGCGATGCTGCGCCATCAGGCCGAGCGTGCGCCCGAGCGCCGCGTGATCGTGTCGGAACGCTCGAACTTCCCGACCGATCTGTACATCGCGCAAGGACTGATCGAGCAGCTCGGCGGCCATTACGAGCTGCGCCTGATCGACGATCCGGCCGACCTGCCCGACGCGCTCGGCGCCGACACGGCCGTCGCGATGATCACGCACGTGAACTACCGCACCGGCTACATGCACGACATGCCGGCCGTCACGCAGCTCGTCCACGACGCGGGCGCGCTGATGCTGTGGGATCTCGCGCACTCGGCCGGCGCGGTGCCGGTCGACCTGAACGGCGCACGCGCGGACGGCGCGGTCGGCTGCACGTACAAGTACCTGAACGGCGGCCCCGGCTCGCCCGCGTTCGTGTGGGTGCCGCAACGCCATCTCGCGCATTTCTCGCAGCCGCTGTCGGGCTGGTGGGGCCATCGCGCGCCGTTCGCGATGCAGCCGGGCTTCGCGCCCGATCCGGGCATCGCGCGCTTCCTGTGCGGCACGCAGCCGATCGTGTCGATGTCGATGGTCGAATGCGGGCTCGACGTGTTCCTGCAGACCGACATGCAGACGATCCGCCGCAAGTCGCTCGCGCTGACCGACGCGTTCATCGCGCTCGTCGAGGAACGCTGCGCGGGCCTGTCGCTGAAGCTCGTCACGCCGCGCGCGCATCACCAGCGCGGCTCGCAGGCGAGCTTCGAGCATCCGCACGGCTACGAAGTGATGCAGGCGCTGATCGCGCGCGGCGTGATCGGCGACTACCGCGAGCCGTACGTGCTGCGCTTCGGCTTCACGCCGCTCTATACGCGCTTCGCCGACGTATGGGATGCGGTCGAGACGCTGCGCGACATCCTCGCCACCGACGCGTGGAAGGCGCCCGAGTTCGCCGAACGCGGCGCGGTGACCTGAGCGGTTCTGCGCGGCGCGCCGCAGTTGCATGCGGCGCGCGCGCCGCGCGTTCGTCATTCAAATCTGGAGAAAGTCGTGAATTCTGGTCATATGCAGCCCCCCGGCGGCGACGCGCCGGCTGGCTGTCCGTTCTCGGGCGCACGCGCCGCCCAGCCGGCGCAAGCCGCGCACGAAGCGCCGCACGTGCCGGGCAACGCCGCCGAAGGCGGCTGGCACGACGCGCAGCTCGATTTCTCGAAGTCGATGAGCTACGGCGACTACCTGTCGCTGAATGCGATCCTCGACGCGCAGCATCCGCTGTCGCCCGATCACAACGAGATGCTGTTCATCATCCAGCATCAGACGAGCGAGCTGTGGATGAAGCTCGCGCTGTTCGAGCTGCGCGGCGCGCTCGATGCGGTGCGCACCGACGCGCTGCCGCCCGCGTTCAAGATGCTCGCGCGCGTGTCGCGCATCCTCGAGCAACTGGTGCAGGCGTGGAACGTGCTGTCGACGATGACGCCGTCCGAGTATTCGGCGATGCGGCCGTATCTCGGCCAGTCGTCGGGCTTCCAGTCGTATCAGTATCGCCAGCTCGAATTCCTGCTCGGCAACAAGAACGCGCAGATGCTGCAGCCGCATGCGCACCGGCCCGATATCCTCGAACAGGTGCGCGCGACGCTCGAGGCGCCGTCGTTCTACGACGAGGTCGTGCGCCTGCTCGCGCGGCGCGGGTTTTCGATCGCGCCGGAGCGGCTCGATCGCGACTGGACGCAGCCGATGCGTCACGACGAAACGGTCGAAGCCGCGTGGCTCGAGGTCTATCGTCATCCGCAGCAGCACTGGGAACTGTACGAGATGGCCGAGGAACTGGTCGATCTCGAGGACGCGTTCCGCCAGTGGCGCTTCCGTCACGTGACGACGGTGGAACGCATCATCGGCTTCAAGCAGGGCACCGGCGGCACGAGCGGCGCGCCGTACCTGCGCAAGATGCTCGACGTCGTGCTGTTCCCCGAACTCTGGCACGTGCGCACCACGCTGTAACGCCCGTCGCGCGGGCGCCGTCACGACGACGTCCGCGCGAGCTCCTCCCCTTCGCACGGCGGCGCATGCGCGCGCGACAGCCGCGGAATGTGCCGCCGCACCGCGAGCAGCGCGACGCAGACCACGCCCATCGCAACGGCCAGCATCGTCAGGTAGGCACCCGCGCCGCCCGCCGTGATCACGATCGCGCCCGCGAACGCGCTGAAGATCGCACCGAGCCGGCCGAACGCGAGCGCACTCGCGGTGCCCGTCGCGCGCACGGCCGTCGGGTAGATGTACGCGCACAGCGCATACATCGTCGACTGCACCGCGTTGACGAACAGCCCGTGCAAGCCGAGCCCGACGATCAGCCAGCCCGTATGGCGGCTCGCATCGACGCCCATCAGCCATACCGCGCTCGCCGCACCGCCGATGCTGCACAGCGCGAGCGGCCAGCGCGACCCCGCATGCGCGATCGCCCACGCGCACAGCAGCGCACCGACCACGCCGCCGAGGTTGTACGCGGTGAGTCCCGAGCCCGCGACCGACACGCTCAACCCGCTCGCCGCGAGCATCGTCGGCAGCCAGCTGAATGCGGCGTACACGGCGAGCAGGCACATGAAGAACGCGCACCACAGCGCGATCGTGTCGCGCGCGTGGCCGCTCGCGAACAGTGCGCCGAAGCCGCCGCGGCTGCCGGGCGCGCGGGCGTCCTTCGTATCGGTGAACACGGTGCCGGGCGCGACCGGCCGCTGCATCCGCGCGAGCAGCGCGCCGAGTTCCGGCCAGCGTGCGGGGCGTCGCGCGAGATAGCGCGGCGATTCGGGCAACGCGCGCACGAGCACGAAGCCGAACACGAGCGGCAGCGCACCGCCCGCGAAGAACAGCCCGCGCCAACCGTAGCGCGGCAACACCTCGTGCGCGAACAGGCCGGCCAGCATGCCGCCGAGCGGCACGCAGACGATCGTCGCGGTCACCATCATCGTGCGGCGCCGCGCGGGCGTGTATTCGGCGGTCATCGTGGTGGCCGTCGGCAGCGCGCCGCCGATCCCGAGCCCGGCACAGAAGCGCAGCATCGCGATCGTCGCGACGTCGGGCGCGAACCCGATCGCGCAGGTCGCGATGCCGAACAGGAACACGCTGCCGATCACGGCCTGGCGGCGGCCGAAGCGATCCGCGACGATCCCCGCGCACGCGCTGCCGATACCCATTCCGATCAGCCCCGCCGCGACGGCCGGCGCGAACGCGCCGCGCGTGATGCCCCATTCGCGGATCAGCACGGGAATCGCGAAACCGATCAGTTGGCCGTCGAAGCCGTCGAGCACGATCGCGAGCGCGGCGAGCAGCACCACGCCGCGCTGCATCGCCGTGAACGGCCCGTCGTCGAGCGTCGTGCCGACGTCGACCGACGGCGGCAGCCGTCCGTCCAGTGGGTCGCGCGTGCTCATGCGACCTCCCGGGCGCCGCACGTCGGCGGCAACGTGCGCGAACGGCGCGCGGCAAGACAACGGTATTCGATAGCTTTCATGGCGTCTCCTGTTGTCCGGGCTGGCGCACACGCGTGCCCGGATCTCGTGCTGCGCAGTCGGCCGGCGCGCATGCATCGG encodes the following:
- a CDS encoding selenium-binding protein SBP56-related protein — encoded protein: MSMRPDPTFHASPELAMQAPAEAFAYTLLLSPDFSRPDALAVIDVKPGSSTYGKIVHTVTMPNTGDEFHHFGWNACSSSLSPLTGHAFLERRFLIIPGLRSSRIYVIDTKPHPTQARIHKIIEPDEIFAKTGYSRPHTVHCGPEGIYVSTLGGAGKDGTDGAPGIFIMDCETFDVLGRWEIDRGPQDKHYDFWWNLPRDYMVSSEWALPPQFENGIVPEDLLANKYGHRLHFWDLRARRNVQTIDLGAQHQMALEVRPAHDPVREYGFVGVVVDTTNLEGSIWTWWREGGKFHAKKTATIPAEPAAADALPPLLQGFGAVPPLVTDIDLSLDDRFLYVSCWGTGEMRQYDVSDPHHPVLAGSVRIGGIARRAPHPNGRTFAGGPQMVEISRDGRRVYWTNSLYSTWDDQFYPDGVPAAQVLAHAGPDGGLTLADDYWVEFPDGYRAHQIRLEGGDCSTDSFCYPSVKR
- a CDS encoding flavin reductase family protein yields the protein MSHANPPDFDSAAFRQALGQFATGVTVITTQAPSGQLIGITASSFNSVSLDPPLVLWSLAHKSASTPVFRGNSHYVVNVLAASQLDLCKRFSTYKGDRFEGIAHAAGNSGMPVLDGALAWFECHNRSRYDEGDHVIFVGEVERCGVRAVSETAPPLVFHGGGFHGLTPL
- a CDS encoding Lrp/AsnC family transcriptional regulator, which gives rise to MHAITLDATDCRILAVLQEEGRISNLDLAERISLSPSACLRRMRLLEEQGVIEHYRACLSREKLGFELEAFVQVSMRNEENQWHERFAEALREWPEVVGAFVVTGESHYLLRVLAHNLKHYSDFVLNRLYKAPGVMDIRSNIVLQTLKDEAGAPVGLARTGAIKAV
- the kynB gene encoding arylformamidase → MDTLWDISPPVSPATPVWPGDTPVSVERVWRMEAGSPVNVARLTLSPHTGAHCDAPLHYDADGAPIGAVPLDTYLGPCRVIHCIGASPVVRPADVAAALDGVPPRVLLRTYAHASVEQWDSDFCAVAPDTVDLLAAHGVKLIGIDTPSLDPQESKTMDAHRRVRAHRMAILEGIVLDDVPAGDYELIALPLKFATLDASPVRAVLRALPARAS
- the kynU gene encoding kynureninase translates to MIKTREDALALDRDDPLAPLRDQFSLPDGVIYLDGNSLGAQPRASASRAQQVIGAEWGEGLIRSWNTAGWFALPRRLGDKLATLIGGAPGETVVTDTISINLFKLLSAMLRHQAERAPERRVIVSERSNFPTDLYIAQGLIEQLGGHYELRLIDDPADLPDALGADTAVAMITHVNYRTGYMHDMPAVTQLVHDAGALMLWDLAHSAGAVPVDLNGARADGAVGCTYKYLNGGPGSPAFVWVPQRHLAHFSQPLSGWWGHRAPFAMQPGFAPDPGIARFLCGTQPIVSMSMVECGLDVFLQTDMQTIRRKSLALTDAFIALVEERCAGLSLKLVTPRAHHQRGSQASFEHPHGYEVMQALIARGVIGDYREPYVLRFGFTPLYTRFADVWDAVETLRDILATDAWKAPEFAERGAVT
- the kynA gene encoding tryptophan 2,3-dioxygenase, which gives rise to MQPPGGDAPAGCPFSGARAAQPAQAAHEAPHVPGNAAEGGWHDAQLDFSKSMSYGDYLSLNAILDAQHPLSPDHNEMLFIIQHQTSELWMKLALFELRGALDAVRTDALPPAFKMLARVSRILEQLVQAWNVLSTMTPSEYSAMRPYLGQSSGFQSYQYRQLEFLLGNKNAQMLQPHAHRPDILEQVRATLEAPSFYDEVVRLLARRGFSIAPERLDRDWTQPMRHDETVEAAWLEVYRHPQQHWELYEMAEELVDLEDAFRQWRFRHVTTVERIIGFKQGTGGTSGAPYLRKMLDVVLFPELWHVRTTL
- a CDS encoding MFS transporter is translated as MSTRDPLDGRLPPSVDVGTTLDDGPFTAMQRGVVLLAALAIVLDGFDGQLIGFAIPVLIREWGITRGAFAPAVAAGLIGMGIGSACAGIVADRFGRRQAVIGSVFLFGIATCAIGFAPDVATIAMLRFCAGLGIGGALPTATTMTAEYTPARRRTMMVTATIVCVPLGGMLAGLFAHEVLPRYGWRGLFFAGGALPLVFGFVLVRALPESPRYLARRPARWPELGALLARMQRPVAPGTVFTDTKDARAPGSRGGFGALFASGHARDTIALWCAFFMCLLAVYAAFSWLPTMLAASGLSVSVAGSGLTAYNLGGVVGALLCAWAIAHAGSRWPLALCSIGGAASAVWLMGVDASRHTGWLIVGLGLHGLFVNAVQSTMYALCAYIYPTAVRATGTASALAFGRLGAIFSAFAGAIVITAGGAGAYLTMLAVAMGVVCVALLAVRRHIPRLSRAHAPPCEGEELARTSS